One window from the genome of Actinoplanes teichomyceticus ATCC 31121 encodes:
- the paaD gene encoding 1,2-phenylacetyl-CoA epoxidase subunit PaaD, translating to MSAGTRPARPVREIRALVEALPDPELPTITLGDLGVIVAVAEGPDGVPEVAVTPTYLGCPALSSIVASIEDTLAAAGHPDGRVRQVLSPPWTSDRITPAGRAKLAAQGIAPPGPVRREGPVVIPLAAVPCPYCGSRATRPHSPFGPSRCQSVLRCTACHELFPHLTAL from the coding sequence GTGAGCGCCGGTACCCGACCGGCCCGCCCGGTGCGGGAGATCCGCGCGCTGGTGGAGGCCCTGCCCGACCCGGAGCTGCCGACGATCACACTCGGCGACCTCGGGGTGATCGTCGCGGTCGCCGAAGGTCCCGACGGGGTGCCGGAGGTCGCGGTCACACCCACCTATCTGGGCTGCCCGGCGCTGTCCTCGATCGTCGCGTCGATCGAGGACACGCTGGCCGCCGCCGGGCACCCGGACGGCCGGGTCCGGCAGGTGCTGTCGCCGCCGTGGACGAGCGACCGCATCACCCCGGCCGGGCGGGCCAAACTGGCCGCCCAGGGCATCGCTCCACCCGGACCGGTCCGGCGCGAGGGGCCGGTCGTCATCCCGCTCGCCGCGGTGCCCTGCCCGTATTGCGGCTCCCGGGCCACCCGCCCGCACAGCCCCTTCGGGCCCTCCCGGTGCCAGTCGGTGCTGCGCTGCACGGCCTGCCACGAACTGTTCCCCCACCTGACCGCGCTGTGA
- a CDS encoding response regulator transcription factor, giving the protein MNTRILVVDDEQSLAKVVASYLERDGHDVTCVFDGPGAVSAARDRSPDLVVLDLGLPGLDGVEVCRQVRTFSDCYVIMLTARGDEVDKLVGLGVGADDYLTKPFSPRELVARVRAMLRRPRAATAGATPLEDPPRVFGALRIDVAAREASVDGAPVPLTRTEFDVLAALSARPRMVFSRRQLVDTVWGDDWVGDEHLVDVHIGHLRRKLGDDAAAPRFVRTVRGVGYRMGEG; this is encoded by the coding sequence ATGAACACGCGCATCCTCGTGGTCGACGACGAGCAGAGCCTGGCCAAGGTGGTGGCCAGCTATCTGGAACGCGACGGCCACGACGTGACCTGCGTCTTCGACGGGCCGGGCGCCGTGTCCGCCGCCCGGGACCGGTCGCCCGACCTTGTCGTGCTGGATCTGGGGTTGCCGGGGCTGGACGGCGTCGAGGTGTGCCGGCAGGTGCGCACGTTCAGCGACTGCTACGTCATCATGCTGACCGCCCGCGGCGACGAGGTCGACAAGCTGGTCGGGCTCGGCGTCGGCGCCGACGACTACCTGACCAAACCGTTCAGCCCGCGGGAACTGGTCGCCCGGGTCCGTGCCATGCTGCGCCGCCCCCGCGCGGCCACGGCCGGCGCCACGCCGCTGGAGGACCCGCCCCGGGTGTTCGGCGCGCTGCGCATCGACGTGGCGGCCCGGGAGGCGAGCGTCGACGGGGCCCCGGTGCCGCTGACCCGTACCGAGTTCGACGTGCTCGCCGCGCTGTCGGCCCGCCCGCGGATGGTGTTCTCCCGCCGGCAGCTGGTGGACACGGTGTGGGGCGACGACTGGGTCGGCGACGAGCATCTGGTCGACGTACACATCGGGCATCTGCGCCGGAAGCTCGGCGACGACGCCGCCGCGCCGCGGTTCGTGCGGACCGTGCGCGGCGTCGGCTACCGGATGGGCGAGGGCTGA
- the paaC gene encoding 1,2-phenylacetyl-CoA epoxidase subunit PaaC, whose product MTTDAAPSRTADARLAALTLRLGDDALVLGQRLCQWITRAPTIEEDLALSNIALDLIGQARMLYTFTGRLDATGRDEDDFAFARGDREFTNALLTELPNGDFGATIARQLAYSHYAVLYYQALGGCADPDLAAFGQRAAKEVAFHRLYADTWTERLGLGTAESARRMQRGLNDVWPYTAELFDEDDVARDLAAAGVAPAAAALRPAWERAMTESVTRAGLRVPAPGWHGRGGRAGLHTEDFASLIAELQSVRRQFPGGTW is encoded by the coding sequence ATGACCACTGACGCCGCGCCGAGCCGTACGGCCGACGCCCGGCTCGCCGCGCTCACGCTGCGCCTCGGTGACGACGCCCTCGTCCTCGGGCAGCGGCTCTGCCAGTGGATCACCCGGGCGCCCACGATCGAGGAGGACCTGGCGCTGTCCAACATCGCGCTCGACCTCATCGGTCAGGCGCGGATGCTCTACACGTTCACCGGCCGCCTCGACGCCACCGGCCGCGACGAGGACGACTTCGCGTTCGCCCGCGGCGACCGCGAGTTCACCAACGCCCTGCTGACCGAGCTGCCGAACGGCGACTTCGGCGCCACGATCGCCCGTCAGCTCGCGTACAGCCACTACGCCGTCCTCTACTACCAGGCGCTGGGCGGCTGCGCGGACCCCGACCTGGCCGCCTTCGGACAGCGGGCGGCCAAGGAGGTGGCGTTCCACCGGCTGTACGCCGACACCTGGACCGAACGGCTCGGGCTCGGCACCGCCGAGAGCGCCCGGCGCATGCAGCGGGGCCTGAACGACGTGTGGCCGTACACGGCGGAGCTGTTCGACGAGGACGACGTGGCGCGCGACCTCGCCGCCGCCGGCGTGGCGCCCGCCGCGGCGGCGCTGCGCCCGGCCTGGGAGCGGGCGATGACCGAGTCCGTCACGCGGGCCGGACTGCGCGTGCCGGCCCCCGGCTGGCACGGGCGTGGCGGGCGCGCCGGCCTGCACACCGAGGACTTCGCGTCGCTGATCGCCGAGCTGCAGTCGGTGCGCCGCCAGTTCCCGGGAGGCACCTGGTGA
- a CDS encoding DM13 domain-containing protein: MIRRLFTRSVTLTVVAVLGIAAAGALYWFQPWRLFTDTVVTDTLSVVPSAGPQPSSASAAPTRDLSPVVIAEGPFVSHEHDTSGTARIVRNADGSHQLELAGLDTSDGPDLRVWLSDQPVRTGPAGWGVFDDGEHAELGRLKGNHGDQVYRFPDAVDPQAWRSVSIWCKRFAVSFGAAQLSVVSS, from the coding sequence GTGATTCGCCGACTGTTCACCAGATCCGTCACCCTGACCGTCGTCGCAGTGCTCGGCATCGCCGCCGCCGGCGCCCTGTACTGGTTCCAGCCGTGGCGGCTGTTCACCGACACCGTGGTGACCGACACGCTGTCGGTTGTGCCGTCCGCGGGGCCGCAGCCGTCGAGCGCCTCGGCGGCACCTACGCGGGACCTGTCGCCGGTCGTGATCGCGGAGGGCCCCTTCGTGTCCCATGAGCACGACACCAGCGGTACGGCACGGATCGTGCGCAACGCGGACGGCAGCCACCAGCTGGAGCTGGCCGGATTGGATACCAGCGACGGCCCCGACCTGCGGGTGTGGCTCTCCGACCAGCCGGTGCGCACCGGCCCCGCCGGGTGGGGCGTGTTCGACGACGGCGAACACGCCGAACTGGGCAGGCTCAAGGGCAACCACGGCGATCAGGTGTACCGCTTCCCCGACGCCGTCGATCCGCAGGCGTGGCGCAGCGTGAGCATCTGGTGCAAACGCTTCGCCGTCTCCTTCGGCGCGGCGCAGCTGAGCGTGGTCAGCTCGTGA
- the paaA gene encoding 1,2-phenylacetyl-CoA epoxidase subunit PaaA, protein MSAQPADTETVAQQELLNRFEALIAAGQAIEPRDWMPDGYRRMLVRQIAQHAHSEIIGMQPEGAWLTRAPSLHRKSVLLAKVQDEAGHGLYLYAAAETLGVDRAELLDALHQGRQRASATFNHPALTWADTGAIAWLTDGAAVLNQAPLSRASYGPYARAMRRVCQEEAFHVRQGYDLMRALCTGTPEQKAMAQDAVNRWWLPAVALMFGPPDTEAAGGARGAALGAAVSQRAMAWGIKQHTNDELRQRFVDICVPQAERLGLTLPDPAIRWNAERGHYDFTPVDWDVYRRALGDDTHWARQRLAHRRAAHEDGAWVREAAAAYAARPGSAHEKGERP, encoded by the coding sequence ATGAGCGCACAGCCGGCGGACACCGAGACCGTCGCGCAGCAGGAGTTGCTCAACCGTTTCGAGGCGCTCATCGCCGCGGGGCAGGCCATCGAGCCGCGCGACTGGATGCCCGACGGGTACCGCCGCATGCTGGTGCGGCAGATCGCGCAGCACGCACACTCGGAGATCATCGGGATGCAGCCGGAGGGCGCCTGGCTCACCCGGGCGCCGTCGCTGCACCGCAAGTCCGTGCTGCTCGCGAAGGTGCAGGACGAGGCCGGCCACGGGCTGTACCTCTACGCCGCCGCAGAGACCCTGGGAGTCGACCGCGCCGAACTGCTGGACGCGCTGCACCAGGGCCGCCAGCGCGCCTCGGCCACCTTCAACCACCCCGCGCTGACCTGGGCCGACACCGGCGCCATCGCCTGGTTGACCGACGGCGCCGCGGTGCTCAACCAGGCGCCGCTGAGCCGGGCGTCGTACGGGCCCTACGCGCGGGCGATGCGCCGGGTCTGCCAGGAGGAGGCGTTCCACGTCCGGCAGGGCTACGACCTGATGCGCGCGTTGTGCACCGGCACGCCGGAGCAGAAGGCGATGGCCCAGGACGCCGTCAACCGCTGGTGGCTGCCGGCCGTGGCGCTGATGTTCGGCCCGCCCGACACCGAGGCGGCCGGCGGCGCCCGGGGCGCGGCGCTGGGCGCCGCGGTGTCGCAGCGCGCCATGGCCTGGGGCATCAAGCAGCACACCAACGACGAGCTGCGCCAGCGCTTCGTCGACATCTGCGTCCCGCAGGCCGAGCGCCTCGGGCTGACGCTGCCGGACCCGGCGATCCGCTGGAACGCCGAGCGCGGCCACTACGACTTCACCCCGGTCGACTGGGACGTCTACCGGCGCGCGCTGGGCGACGACACGCACTGGGCGCGGCAGCGCCTCGCCCATCGGCGCGCCGCGCACGAGGACGGCGCGTGGGTCCGCGAGGCCGCCGCCGCGTACGCCGCTCGCCCGGGGTCCGCGCACGAGAAGGGAGAACGCCCGTGA
- a CDS encoding sensor histidine kinase produces the protein MRRPRVGLAGRLFAAQAMVLLVGAATLGLVTVLAGPAMFHTHLRQISGDVDPALAHHVEQAYTSATTVALAVGAGTALCAALAVSALVARRVAAPVRQLAAAAADIADGRYGTRVGAPGIGADFDSVAASFNAMAARLAHVEATRRRLLADLGHELRTPIATIEAYVEAAQDGVAVEDEDTWTVLATQTDRMRRLVEDIAAVSRAEEHQLDLRPVRVAPADLLDAAVLAARARYAAKGVGLHEHAAPGLPRVSADPQRIGQVLANLLDNALRHTPPGGRVTVTAEAERDGVRLAVADTGDGIRAEHLPHVFERFYRADTARDRDHGGSGIGLAVARAIVAEHGGRIAAASDGPGRGATFTVVLPAAR, from the coding sequence ATGCGCCGGCCGCGTGTCGGTCTGGCCGGGCGTCTGTTCGCCGCCCAGGCCATGGTGCTGCTCGTCGGCGCGGCCACCCTGGGCCTGGTGACCGTGCTGGCCGGCCCGGCGATGTTCCACACCCACCTGCGGCAGATCTCCGGCGACGTGGACCCGGCGCTCGCGCACCACGTCGAGCAGGCCTACACCTCGGCCACCACGGTCGCGCTGGCGGTCGGTGCGGGGACGGCGCTGTGCGCGGCGCTGGCGGTGAGCGCCCTGGTGGCCCGCCGGGTCGCCGCGCCGGTCCGGCAGCTCGCCGCGGCGGCGGCCGACATCGCCGACGGCCGCTACGGCACCCGGGTGGGCGCGCCGGGCATCGGCGCCGACTTCGACTCGGTGGCCGCCTCCTTCAACGCCATGGCCGCCCGGCTGGCCCACGTCGAGGCGACCCGTCGCAGGCTGCTCGCCGACCTCGGGCACGAGCTGCGGACCCCGATCGCCACGATCGAGGCCTACGTGGAGGCCGCGCAGGACGGGGTGGCCGTCGAGGACGAGGACACCTGGACGGTGCTGGCCACCCAGACCGACCGGATGCGGCGGCTGGTCGAGGACATCGCCGCCGTCTCCCGGGCCGAGGAACACCAGCTCGATCTGCGACCGGTACGCGTGGCGCCCGCCGACCTGCTCGACGCGGCCGTGCTCGCGGCCCGGGCCCGCTACGCCGCCAAGGGCGTCGGGCTGCACGAACACGCCGCACCGGGGCTGCCCCGGGTGTCCGCCGACCCGCAGCGGATCGGGCAGGTGCTGGCCAACCTGCTCGACAACGCGCTGCGGCACACCCCGCCCGGCGGGCGGGTCACGGTCACCGCCGAGGCGGAGCGGGACGGGGTCCGGTTGGCGGTGGCCGACACCGGCGACGGCATCCGCGCCGAACACCTGCCGCACGTCTTCGAGCGTTTCTACCGCGCCGACACCGCCCGTGACCGCGACCACGGCGGGTCGGGCATCGGGCTGGCCGTGGCCCGGGCCATCGTGGCCGAACACGGGGGCCGGATCGCCGCCGCCAGCGACGGCCCCGGCCGTGGCGCGACGTTCACCGTCGTGCTGCCCGCGGCGCGGTGA
- a CDS encoding tryptophan 2,3-dioxygenase, which produces MTSRTSVLEEPTTDDTLLQPFPGATPYDAYVRASVLNTLQRPLTEAPQEMAFIVTTQVMELWFTLVVHEWREAATAFAKDDLPAAVDALRRSKRALTALNAAWAPLASLTPAQFNGFRSAFGRASGFQSAMYRHMEFLLGDKNAAMLALHEGDRAVHQALSATYHAPSLYDEVLGFLHRRGLPVPEHVRTREVTAPHRCDPGVVEVWHRIYSGPQHDPLLALGELLTDVAALVTRWRSDHVLVVRRAMGDKSGSAGSTGLAWLEKRAARPVFPELWQVRGGV; this is translated from the coding sequence ATGACTTCCCGCACGTCCGTACTCGAGGAACCGACCACGGACGACACCCTGCTGCAACCCTTTCCCGGCGCCACCCCGTACGACGCCTACGTGCGGGCATCGGTGCTCAACACGCTGCAGCGCCCGCTCACCGAGGCGCCGCAGGAGATGGCCTTCATCGTCACCACGCAGGTGATGGAGCTGTGGTTCACCCTCGTCGTCCACGAGTGGCGGGAGGCGGCGACCGCGTTCGCCAAGGACGACCTGCCCGCCGCCGTGGACGCCCTGCGCCGCAGCAAGCGGGCGCTGACCGCGCTCAACGCCGCCTGGGCGCCGCTCGCCTCGCTGACCCCGGCGCAGTTCAACGGTTTCCGGTCCGCGTTCGGCCGGGCGTCGGGCTTCCAGTCGGCGATGTACCGGCACATGGAGTTCCTGCTCGGCGACAAGAACGCGGCGATGCTCGCGCTGCACGAGGGCGACCGCGCCGTGCACCAGGCCCTCAGCGCGACCTATCACGCCCCGTCGCTGTACGACGAGGTCCTCGGCTTCCTGCACCGGCGCGGCCTGCCGGTCCCCGAGCACGTCCGGACCCGGGAGGTCACCGCGCCGCACCGCTGCGACCCCGGCGTCGTCGAGGTGTGGCACCGCATCTACTCCGGTCCGCAGCACGATCCGCTGCTCGCCCTCGGCGAACTGCTCACCGACGTGGCGGCCCTGGTGACGCGCTGGCGCAGCGACCACGTCCTGGTGGTACGCCGCGCCATGGGCGACAAGAGCGGCAGCGCCGGCTCCACCGGGCTGGCCTGGCTGGAGAAACGCGCGGCCCGCCCGGTCTTCCCCGAGCTCTGGCAGGTCCGTGGTGGCGTCTAG
- a CDS encoding class I adenylate-forming enzyme family protein: MWLTQLLERNRQCFPDRTALADEHRSLTWAQFDERTRRLALGLAGLGIERGDRVAVLAKDRVEVLESYFALARLGALFVPLNHSLTGPEVAGIVERVGAVAVLGESALLDQHPRLPASVRIRVAFDKPEFEALGSLAPDRELPPPADTDPVAVLHTSATTGQAKGVTVDSASFRAIALGWLAVARPTDDIVMVNCCPLYHGSMVVSLTYMAAGATVVLMPGFTPQRALAAVQEHRATHIWMVPQMLRFMLQAKGMDTTDLSSLREILYGAAPMPLDVYAEATRRLGCGFRQVYGMTEVGGPFVTLGPDEHPAPGQVTARIPCGRVIPGMSARAADAAGRTLPTGEIGEIVVRGPGVMQGYWNDPEATREISPDGWIRTGDLGFVDEHGRIHLVDRTKDLILRAGQNVYPSEIERALMTHPAVRDAAVVGIPDEDYGEVPLAYVVAEPGTAARELQAHVAQRLAPYKRPRRVEFIEQVPRNPAGKIIKKLLRG; the protein is encoded by the coding sequence ATGTGGCTGACGCAGCTGCTGGAGCGCAACCGCCAGTGCTTCCCGGACCGGACCGCGCTCGCCGACGAGCACCGCAGCCTCACGTGGGCGCAGTTCGACGAGCGCACCCGCCGGCTCGCCCTCGGCCTGGCCGGGCTGGGCATCGAGCGCGGTGACCGCGTCGCCGTGCTGGCCAAGGACCGCGTCGAGGTCCTGGAGAGCTACTTCGCCCTGGCCCGGCTGGGCGCGCTGTTCGTCCCGCTCAACCACAGCCTGACCGGGCCCGAGGTCGCCGGCATCGTGGAGCGCGTCGGCGCGGTGGCCGTGCTGGGCGAGTCGGCGCTGCTGGACCAGCACCCCCGGCTGCCCGCGTCGGTACGGATCCGGGTGGCGTTCGACAAGCCGGAGTTCGAGGCGCTGGGCAGCCTGGCCCCGGACCGGGAGCTGCCCCCGCCCGCGGACACCGACCCGGTCGCCGTGCTGCACACGTCCGCGACCACCGGCCAGGCCAAGGGCGTCACCGTGGACAGCGCCTCGTTCCGCGCCATCGCCCTCGGCTGGCTGGCCGTGGCCCGGCCCACCGACGACATCGTCATGGTGAACTGCTGCCCGCTCTACCACGGCAGCATGGTGGTGTCGCTGACCTACATGGCCGCGGGCGCGACCGTCGTGCTCATGCCCGGCTTCACCCCGCAGCGGGCGCTCGCCGCCGTGCAGGAGCACCGGGCGACGCACATCTGGATGGTCCCGCAGATGCTGCGTTTCATGCTGCAGGCCAAGGGCATGGACACGACCGATCTCTCCTCGCTGCGCGAGATCCTCTACGGCGCCGCGCCCATGCCCCTCGACGTGTACGCCGAGGCGACGCGGCGGCTCGGCTGCGGGTTCCGCCAGGTCTACGGCATGACGGAGGTCGGCGGGCCGTTCGTGACCCTCGGCCCCGACGAGCACCCCGCCCCGGGCCAGGTCACCGCGCGGATCCCCTGCGGGCGCGTCATCCCGGGCATGTCCGCCCGCGCGGCCGACGCGGCGGGCCGCACGCTGCCGACCGGCGAGATCGGCGAGATCGTGGTGCGCGGGCCGGGCGTCATGCAGGGCTACTGGAACGACCCCGAGGCGACCCGGGAGATCAGCCCGGACGGCTGGATCAGGACCGGCGATCTGGGCTTCGTCGACGAGCACGGCCGCATCCACCTCGTGGACCGCACCAAGGACCTCATCCTGCGGGCCGGGCAGAACGTCTACCCCTCGGAGATCGAACGGGCCCTCATGACGCACCCCGCGGTCCGCGACGCCGCGGTCGTCGGCATCCCCGACGAGGACTACGGCGAGGTGCCGCTGGCGTACGTGGTGGCCGAGCCGGGGACCGCCGCCCGGGAGCTGCAGGCCCACGTCGCGCAGCGGCTCGCGCCGTACAAGCGGCCGCGCCGGGTGGAGTTCATCGAGCAGGTGCCGCGCAACCCGGCGGGAAAGATCATCAAGAAGCTGCTCCGGGGCTGA
- a CDS encoding acyl carrier protein, translated as MNTIRELLVELTGTAEFADSSRVSDDTNLAASGIDSGDMVRLVLLVEQRAGVEVTAADMEKLQTIADYERFVAERSMAGTGGA; from the coding sequence ATGAACACCATCAGGGAGCTGCTCGTCGAACTCACCGGCACGGCGGAGTTCGCCGACAGCTCGCGCGTCAGCGACGACACCAACCTGGCCGCGAGCGGCATCGACTCCGGCGACATGGTTCGCCTGGTGCTGCTCGTCGAGCAGCGGGCCGGCGTCGAGGTCACCGCGGCCGACATGGAGAAGCTGCAGACGATCGCCGACTACGAGCGGTTCGTGGCCGAGCGCTCGATGGCCGGTACCGGCGGTGCCTGA
- a CDS encoding SDR family oxidoreductase, whose product MTTSQRHEGKTALITGGSRGIGRAICRRLADEGAVVAVHYGHDHDAAERTVKEIVADGGRAFPVHAELGVPGDAEALWAAFDRAAAQEDVDARVDVLVNNAGITLPRRVADVTEADYDRVFAVNTKAPFFIVKHGLGRLRDGASIVNISSVVTRIAYPHLVAYAMTKVALDHLTRTLAHELGGRGIRVNAVAPGYTETEINPTLAIPEIRQRYASASVFGRLGQPADIADVVAFVASDEARWVTGHWIDASGGVHLGV is encoded by the coding sequence GTGACCACCTCCCAGCGGCACGAGGGCAAGACCGCCCTGATCACCGGCGGCAGCCGCGGCATCGGCCGGGCGATCTGCCGGCGCCTGGCCGACGAGGGCGCCGTGGTGGCCGTCCACTACGGCCACGACCACGACGCCGCCGAGCGCACCGTCAAGGAGATCGTGGCCGACGGCGGGCGCGCCTTCCCGGTGCACGCGGAGCTCGGTGTGCCCGGCGACGCCGAGGCGCTGTGGGCCGCCTTCGACCGTGCCGCGGCGCAGGAGGACGTCGACGCCCGCGTGGACGTCCTGGTCAACAACGCCGGCATCACCCTGCCACGCCGCGTCGCGGACGTCACCGAGGCCGACTACGACCGGGTGTTCGCCGTCAACACCAAGGCGCCGTTCTTCATCGTCAAGCACGGCCTCGGGCGGCTGCGCGACGGCGCCAGCATCGTGAACATCTCGTCGGTGGTCACCCGCATCGCCTACCCGCACCTGGTGGCGTACGCCATGACCAAGGTGGCGCTGGATCACCTGACCCGCACCCTCGCGCACGAGCTCGGCGGACGCGGCATCCGGGTCAACGCCGTCGCGCCCGGCTACACCGAGACCGAGATCAACCCCACCCTGGCCATCCCGGAGATCCGTCAGCGGTACGCGTCCGCCTCCGTGTTCGGACGCCTCGGCCAGCCGGCCGACATCGCCGACGTGGTGGCGTTCGTGGCCAGCGACGAGGCGCGCTGGGTGACCGGCCACTGGATCGACGCGTCCGGCGGGGTCCACCTCGGCGTGTGA
- a CDS encoding alpha/beta hydrolase produces MASRVISEFAAQEEKRVLSRKPVLAPEHGRYGDHPHQVYDAWPGTDGAPLVILLHGGYWRYDRMHLTPFAAYLNEQGFDVLLPGFRRSGGAGGYPETFDDIARIVDTLAQGRPYVLAGHCSGGHLALWCAARGLLPPGSRWHTRDLPTAVLALAPLTDLAATRRDDLSDGAAVQLLGDDPLFAERLPETDPMTLLRGAGTTGVPTVLLHGAADEEVPLTQFSDYAAVHHDLRTVVLPGTGHYTLIEPGAPGARAVADTLHEMAAAFPTVNGGGGATGAAQRSR; encoded by the coding sequence GTGGCGTCTAGGGTCATCTCCGAGTTCGCGGCCCAGGAGGAGAAGCGGGTCCTGAGCCGCAAACCCGTGCTCGCCCCCGAGCACGGCCGCTACGGCGACCACCCGCACCAGGTCTACGACGCCTGGCCGGGCACGGACGGCGCCCCGCTGGTGATCCTGCTGCACGGCGGATACTGGCGCTACGACCGCATGCACCTGACGCCCTTCGCGGCGTACCTCAACGAACAGGGCTTCGACGTGCTGCTGCCCGGCTTCCGGCGCTCCGGCGGCGCGGGTGGCTACCCGGAGACCTTCGACGACATCGCCCGGATCGTGGACACGCTCGCGCAGGGCCGCCCGTACGTGCTGGCGGGCCACTGCTCCGGCGGCCACCTCGCCCTGTGGTGCGCCGCCCGTGGCCTGCTGCCGCCCGGCAGCCGCTGGCACACCCGCGACCTGCCCACCGCCGTGCTCGCGCTCGCGCCCCTCACCGACCTCGCCGCCACCCGCCGTGACGACCTGAGCGACGGCGCCGCGGTCCAGCTGCTCGGCGACGACCCGCTGTTCGCCGAGCGCCTGCCCGAAACCGACCCGATGACTCTGCTGCGCGGCGCGGGCACCACCGGCGTACCGACCGTCCTGCTGCACGGCGCCGCCGACGAGGAGGTTCCGCTGACCCAGTTCAGCGACTACGCGGCCGTCCACCACGACCTGCGTACCGTCGTGCTGCCCGGCACCGGCCACTACACGCTCATCGAGCCGGGCGCGCCGGGCGCCCGCGCGGTCGCCGACACGCTGCACGAGATGGCGGCGGCGTTCCCGACGGTGAACGGAGGTGGCGGCGCGACCGGTGCCGCACAGCGGAGCCGGTGA
- the paaB gene encoding 1,2-phenylacetyl-CoA epoxidase subunit PaaB, with translation MTREREGAPASWEVFLRPRRGLAHQHVGSVRAGDPHAALLRARDLYTRRGEPLSLWVVRSGDVHAAAPDEHDPYFANAEHKPYRYPHQFAPLTGGGSDGDHDH, from the coding sequence GTGACCCGCGAACGCGAGGGCGCCCCGGCGTCCTGGGAGGTCTTCCTCCGGCCCCGCCGCGGCCTCGCCCACCAGCACGTGGGGTCGGTGCGGGCCGGCGACCCGCACGCCGCCCTGCTGCGGGCCCGCGACCTGTACACGCGCCGCGGCGAGCCGCTGTCGCTGTGGGTGGTCCGCTCCGGCGACGTGCACGCCGCCGCCCCGGACGAACACGACCCGTACTTCGCCAACGCCGAGCACAAGCCGTACCGCTACCCGCACCAGTTCGCGCCGCTGACCGGGGGAGGCTCCGATGGCGATCATGACCACTGA
- a CDS encoding 2Fe-2S iron-sulfur cluster-binding protein: MSTVSAAPARPADRRAGWHRLAVTAVRRLSADAVAVTLHVPDALREVFTHRAGEHVVVRHRGPGHELRRSYSVCPPPDTPNALRLVITRGSVDGFGAYALTRLRPGDVLELSPPTGAFALPDRRGAHHVLIAGGSGITPLAAMAGAALRDDPDCRVSLVHSVPTAVDALLADELARVKDAFVDRFTVLYVLTRERAVAGPLSGRIDAGTLPRLLAALDARPGRDTTFALCGPAGLVALCRRELTTWGADATLVRSELFTLGDTAPPPTPAPGAPGIRVTATVDGRHRSAITRPEDATLLDTLLRGNPDVPYACREGVCGSCRARVVSGRVATGAQHALDAADLAAGYTLACRAQPLSTEVTLDFDA; the protein is encoded by the coding sequence GTGAGCACTGTTTCGGCAGCGCCGGCTCGCCCGGCCGACCGGCGCGCCGGCTGGCACCGGCTCGCGGTCACCGCGGTGCGCCGACTGTCCGCGGACGCGGTCGCGGTCACCCTGCACGTGCCCGACGCGCTGCGCGAGGTCTTCACCCACCGCGCCGGCGAGCACGTCGTCGTGCGGCACCGCGGCCCCGGTCACGAGCTGCGCCGCAGCTACTCGGTGTGCCCGCCCCCGGACACCCCGAACGCGCTGCGTCTGGTCATCACACGCGGGTCCGTGGACGGCTTCGGCGCGTACGCCCTGACCCGCCTGCGCCCCGGGGACGTCCTCGAACTCTCGCCGCCCACCGGCGCCTTCGCCCTGCCCGACCGCCGCGGCGCCCACCACGTGCTGATCGCCGGCGGCTCCGGCATCACGCCGCTGGCCGCCATGGCCGGCGCCGCGCTGCGCGACGACCCGGACTGCCGGGTGTCGCTGGTGCACTCGGTCCCGACGGCCGTGGACGCGCTGCTCGCCGACGAGCTGGCCCGGGTGAAGGACGCGTTCGTCGACCGGTTCACCGTCCTGTACGTCCTCACCCGCGAGCGCGCGGTCGCCGGGCCGCTGTCCGGGCGTATCGATGCCGGCACGCTGCCCCGCCTGCTCGCCGCCCTCGACGCCCGGCCCGGGCGGGACACCACCTTCGCCCTGTGCGGGCCGGCCGGCCTGGTCGCCCTGTGCCGGCGGGAGCTGACCACCTGGGGCGCCGACGCCACCCTCGTACGCTCGGAGCTGTTCACGCTCGGCGACACGGCCCCGCCGCCCACCCCGGCGCCGGGCGCGCCGGGGATCCGGGTCACCGCGACGGTCGACGGTCGTCACCGGAGCGCCATCACCCGCCCCGAGGACGCCACGCTGCTCGACACGCTGCTGCGCGGCAACCCCGACGTGCCCTACGCCTGCCGCGAGGGCGTCTGCGGAAGCTGCCGCGCCCGGGTGGTGTCCGGGCGGGTCGCCACCGGGGCCCAGCACGCCCTGGACGCCGCCGACCTGGCCGCCGGCTACACCCTCGCGTGCCGCGCCCAGCCGCTGAGCACCGAGGTCACCCTCGACTTCGACGCATGA